A window of the Lactuca sativa cultivar Salinas chromosome 5, Lsat_Salinas_v11, whole genome shotgun sequence genome harbors these coding sequences:
- the LOC111891751 gene encoding nascent polypeptide-associated complex subunit beta: MNVEKLQKMAGAVRTGGKGSVRRKKKAVHKTTTTDDKRLQSTLKRIGVNAIPAIEEVNIFKDETVIQFLNPKVQASIAANTWVVSGTPQTKKLQDILPGILNQLGPDNLDNLRKLAEQFQKQVPGGAEAAAATSAQVDDDDEVPELVAGETFEAAAEEGQKS, from the exons ATGAATGTCGAAAAGCTACAGAAGATGGCAGGTGCTGTGCGCACTGGTGGGAAGGGAAGCGTGAGAAG AAAGAAGAAGGCTGTACATAAAACAACCACCACAGATGACAAGAGGCTGCAGAGCACTTTGAAGAGAATAGGTGTAAACGCAATACCAGCAATTGAGGAAGTTAACATTTTTAAGGATGAAACAGTTATTCAGTTCTTAAACCCTAAAG TTCAAGCCTCTATTGCTGCCAACACATGGGTTGTTAGTGGTACTCCTCAAACAAAGA AATTACAAGATATTCTCCCTGGCATCCTCAACCAACTTG GGCCAGATAACTTGGATAACTTGAGAAAGTTAGCAGAGCAATTCCAGAAGCAGGTGCCAGGTGGCGCTGAAGCCGCTGCTGCCACATCAGCACAAGTGGACGATGATGATGAAGTCCCGGAACTTGTGGCAGGCGAAACCTTTGAAGCTGCTGCTGAAGAAGGGCAAAAATCATAG